Proteins encoded in a region of the Campylobacter geochelonis genome:
- a CDS encoding F0F1 ATP synthase subunit delta, which yields MNNIVVKKYTNALIEEFDKSELKDIIKNLELVTQAFKLNKFSAIVNSPVVAAQKKEELVFSLLENISDKFRNFLRILSQNKRLGLIPEILAGLKTKLASLNNEFIGKIYSKDEINNSQIKAMQDSLSKKFGANITLEYVKSEYNGIKVDLDELGVEISFSVDRLKQDMSEYILKAI from the coding sequence ATGAATAATATAGTTGTAAAAAAATACACAAACGCCCTTATAGAAGAGTTTGATAAAAGTGAGTTAAAAGATATAATAAAAAATTTAGAGCTTGTAACACAAGCTTTTAAGCTAAATAAATTTAGTGCTATTGTAAACTCGCCAGTAGTTGCTGCTCAAAAAAAAGAAGAGTTGGTTTTTTCTTTATTAGAAAACATCTCTGATAAATTTAGAAATTTTTTAAGAATTTTATCTCAAAACAAAAGATTAGGTCTTATACCTGAGATTTTAGCAGGACTTAAAACAAAACTTGCATCTTTAAATAATGAATTTATAGGTAAGATTTATTCAAAAGATGAGATAAATAATAGCCAAATTAAGGCTATGCAAGATAGTTTGTCAAAGAAATTTGGTGCAAATATAACTCTTGAGTATGTTAAGAGTGAGTATAATGGCATCAAAGTAGACCTAGATGAATTAGGCGTTGAAATTAGTTTTTCAGTCGATAGATTGAAACAAGATATGAGTGAATATATATTAAAAGCAATATAA
- the atpC gene encoding ATP synthase F1 subunit epsilon yields MNDRFQLEIVTPKGMIFSGEVKSAQFPGKEGEFGVLPGHAALVTLLSAGLIEVVHLDNEKDIVAINWGYVKVDESKVSVLADGAVYVGGKSESAIAESLSKAKELIDAMGGESSAYATTIAKMETMVRSK; encoded by the coding sequence ATGAATGATAGATTTCAATTAGAGATAGTCACACCAAAAGGTATGATTTTCTCAGGCGAGGTAAAATCAGCTCAATTTCCAGGAAAAGAAGGCGAGTTTGGAGTTTTACCAGGACACGCAGCTTTAGTAACGTTACTTAGTGCTGGTTTGATAGAAGTGGTGCATTTAGATAACGAAAAAGATATCGTTGCTATCAACTGGGGATATGTTAAAGTAGATGAGTCTAAAGTTAGCGTTTTAGCAGATGGCGCTGTTTATGTTGGCGGTAAAAGCGAGAGCGCTATAGCAGAGTCTTTAAGCAAAGCAAAAGAGCTTATTGATGCTATGGGGGGCGAAAGTTCAGCATATGCAACAACAATTGCTAAAATGGAAACAATGGTAAGGTCCAAATAA
- the atpG gene encoding ATP synthase F1 subunit gamma, translated as MANLKDIKEQIKSVQNTEKTTKAMKLVSNVKLKKAKDVARQSSAYALKINEVLSEISAQLKSIPAEERISRFFDKNSEIKIVDIIFITADKGLCGGFNIQTIKTVKNLIKEYQDKKVKIRLRAIGKKGVEYFSFQGVELYEKYIGVSASPTYEKAQGIIKSAIDDFLNKQTDKVILVHNGYKNMITQEIRLNDVVPVEPPAAKEVENGSLMEFEPTDDASNILDELMRKYLEYGMYYALVDSLAAEHSARMNAMENATNNAKERVSALNLAYNKARQSSITTELIEIISGVEAMK; from the coding sequence ATGGCAAATTTAAAAGATATAAAAGAGCAGATTAAAAGCGTTCAAAATACCGAAAAAACAACTAAGGCCATGAAGCTTGTATCAAACGTCAAGCTAAAAAAAGCCAAAGATGTTGCTAGGCAATCAAGCGCTTATGCTCTTAAGATAAACGAGGTCTTAAGTGAAATATCAGCTCAGTTAAAAAGCATTCCAGCTGAAGAGAGGATAAGTCGCTTTTTTGATAAAAACAGCGAGATTAAAATCGTTGATATCATCTTTATCACAGCAGACAAAGGTTTATGTGGCGGGTTTAACATACAGACTATAAAGACTGTTAAAAACCTTATTAAAGAGTATCAAGATAAAAAAGTTAAAATTCGCTTAAGAGCTATTGGTAAAAAAGGCGTTGAGTACTTTAGCTTTCAAGGCGTTGAGCTTTATGAAAAATATATCGGCGTGAGTGCATCTCCAACATATGAGAAAGCTCAAGGTATCATCAAAAGTGCTATAGATGACTTTTTAAACAAACAAACTGATAAAGTTATTTTGGTTCATAACGGATATAAAAATATGATTACTCAAGAGATTAGACTCAATGATGTCGTTCCAGTCGAACCGCCAGCTGCTAAAGAGGTGGAAAATGGCTCTTTGATGGAGTTTGAACCAACTGATGATGCATCTAATATATTAGATGAATTGATGAGAAAATATCTAGAGTATGGTATGTATTATGCGCTAGTTGATAGTTTGGCTGCTGAACATAGTGCTAGAATGAATGCTATGGAAAATGCAACAAACAATGCAAAAGAGAGAGTAAGTGCTTTAAACCTTGCTTATAATAAAGCAAGACAAAGTTCTATTACCACTGAATTAATCGAGATTATCAGTGGCGTTGAAGCGATGAAATAA
- a CDS encoding MotA/TolQ/ExbB proton channel family protein, with amino-acid sequence MELFDIFLSYISRSTFITIFVLSWLSIYFILTFTILISRTIGLNSWIAKESKALDSLLLGAKNSNISSVLKRCATTNVSKTKLDVCLSIAEKDSTSGLTWLSIIASTSPFIGLFGTVVSILETFSKMGSGNAGLAVIAPAISEALVATGAGIFVAIPAYTFHLLIKRKSYEIMSILRRSADVILINSANNES; translated from the coding sequence GTGGAATTATTTGATATATTTCTAAGTTACATTTCAAGAAGCACATTTATAACAATATTTGTGCTTTCTTGGCTTTCAATCTACTTTATACTAACATTTACGATTTTGATATCAAGAACTATAGGGCTAAATTCATGGATAGCTAAAGAGAGTAAAGCCCTTGATTCTTTGCTTTTAGGAGCAAAGAATTCTAACATATCATCTGTTTTAAAAAGATGTGCAACTACAAATGTAAGCAAAACGAAGTTAGATGTCTGCTTGTCTATAGCGGAAAAAGACTCTACGAGTGGACTTACATGGCTTTCGATTATAGCTTCTACATCGCCATTTATCGGTCTTTTTGGAACGGTTGTATCTATACTAGAAACTTTTTCTAAGATGGGTTCTGGAAATGCTGGACTAGCCGTAATCGCACCAGCTATTAGTGAAGCTTTAGTTGCGACTGGAGCTGGAATTTTTGTAGCAATTCCTGCTTATACTTTTCATCTTCTTATAAAAAGAAAATCATATGAAATCATGAGTATTTTAAGAAGATCTGCTGATGTTATCTTAATAAATTCGGCAAACAACGAGAGCTAA
- the atpD gene encoding F0F1 ATP synthase subunit beta, whose protein sequence is MKGVISQITGPVVDVDFEGYLPQINEAIEVLFDVEGEKRRLVLEVAGHLGDGRVRTIAMDMSDGLRRGLEATALGGPISVPVGEKVLGRIFNVIGDLIDEGEDEKFDLKWSIHRDPPAFEDQSTKSEIFETGIKVVDLLAPYSKGGKVGLFGGAGVGKTVIIMELIHNVAFKHSGYSIFAGVGERTREGNDLYNEMKDSGVLDKVALCYGQMNEPPGARNRIAFTGLTMAEYFRDEMGLDVLMFIDNIFRFSQSGSEMSALLGRIPSAVGYQPTLASEMGKLQERITSTKKGSITSVQAVYVPADDLTDPAPATVFAHLDATTVLSRSIAEKGIYPAVDPLNSTSRMLDPQIVGEEHYKIARGVQAVLQKYKDLQDIIAILGMDELSEEDKLVVDRARKIEKYLSQPFFVAEVFTGSPGKYITLEETMEGFRGILDGKYDDLPENAFYMVGNIDEVIQKAEKLRG, encoded by the coding sequence ATGAAAGGCGTAATTAGTCAAATTACTGGTCCGGTAGTTGATGTTGATTTTGAAGGGTATTTACCACAAATCAACGAAGCTATCGAAGTTTTATTTGATGTTGAGGGCGAAAAAAGAAGACTTGTTCTTGAAGTAGCTGGACATCTTGGTGATGGAAGAGTAAGAACTATTGCTATGGATATGAGCGATGGTTTAAGAAGAGGACTTGAAGCTACTGCTTTAGGTGGACCTATCTCTGTTCCAGTTGGCGAAAAAGTTCTTGGAAGAATTTTCAATGTTATTGGAGATTTGATTGATGAGGGAGAAGATGAGAAATTTGATCTTAAATGGTCGATTCATAGAGATCCTCCGGCATTTGAAGATCAAAGCACAAAAAGTGAAATTTTTGAAACAGGTATTAAAGTAGTTGATTTACTAGCTCCATATTCAAAAGGTGGTAAAGTTGGACTATTTGGTGGTGCTGGTGTTGGTAAAACAGTTATTATTATGGAGCTTATTCACAATGTTGCGTTTAAACATAGTGGTTATTCTATATTTGCTGGTGTTGGCGAGAGAACCAGAGAGGGAAATGACCTTTATAATGAGATGAAAGACTCTGGCGTTTTGGATAAAGTTGCCCTATGCTATGGACAGATGAACGAACCACCAGGGGCAAGAAACCGTATAGCATTTACTGGTCTTACGATGGCAGAATACTTTAGAGATGAGATGGGGCTTGATGTTTTGATGTTTATTGATAATATCTTTAGATTTTCACAATCAGGTTCAGAGATGTCAGCGCTTCTTGGACGAATCCCTTCAGCAGTTGGTTATCAGCCAACACTTGCTAGCGAGATGGGAAAACTTCAAGAAAGAATCACATCAACCAAAAAAGGTTCAATCACATCAGTTCAAGCTGTTTATGTTCCAGCAGACGACTTAACTGACCCTGCACCTGCTACAGTTTTTGCTCACCTTGATGCAACAACAGTTCTTAGCAGAAGCATAGCTGAAAAAGGAATTTATCCAGCAGTTGATCCGCTAAATTCAACTTCAAGAATGCTTGATCCTCAAATCGTTGGCGAAGAACATTATAAAATAGCTCGTGGCGTTCAAGCTGTTCTTCAAAAATACAAAGATTTGCAAGATATCATCGCAATTCTAGGTATGGATGAGCTAAGCGAAGAGGATAAGCTTGTAGTTGATAGAGCAAGAAAGATAGAAAAATACCTATCTCAACCATTCTTCGTTGCTGAAGTTTTCACAGGAAGCCCTGGAAAATATATAACACTTGAAGAGACTATGGAAGGCTTTAGAGGAATTTTAGATGGTAAATATGATGATTTACCGGAAAATGCATTTTATATGGTTGGAAATATTGATGAGGTTATCCAAAAAGCTGAAAAATTAAGAGGCTGA
- the atpA gene encoding F0F1 ATP synthase subunit alpha, with protein sequence MSSKIKADEISNIIKERIENFDISVDIEETGKVVSVGDGVANVYGLKNVMANEMVEFENGVEGIALNLEESTVGIVILGDTTGIVEGSSVKRLGKLLRVPVGDAIIGRVVNALGEPIDGKGAIESKETRFVEEKAKGIMARKSVHEPLQTGLKAIDALVPIGRGQRELIIGDRQTGKTTVAIDTIINQKGQDVICIYVAIGQKQSTVAQTVKKLEEYGAMDYTIVVSAGASESAALQYLAPYSGCTMGEYFRDNSRHALIIYDDLSKHAVAYREISLILRRPPGREAYPGDVFYLHSRLLERASKLSDALGAGSLTALPIIETQAGDVSAYIPTNVISITDGQIFLESNLFNSGIRPAINVGLSVSRVGGSAQIKAIKKVSGTLRLDLAQYRELQAFAQFASDLDESSRKQLDRGQRMVEILKQPPYSPLPVEKQIAIIFAGSRGFLDDIPVSAIGKFESELYPYIEARYPEIFEEIRNKKTLDKDLEDTLAKALNEFKATFSVA encoded by the coding sequence GTGAGTTCTAAGATTAAAGCTGACGAAATTAGCAATATCATAAAAGAGCGCATTGAGAATTTTGATATCAGTGTTGACATCGAAGAAACGGGTAAAGTCGTTTCGGTAGGTGATGGTGTTGCAAATGTTTATGGCCTAAAAAATGTTATGGCTAATGAAATGGTTGAATTTGAAAATGGCGTTGAAGGTATCGCACTTAACCTTGAAGAAAGCACTGTTGGTATAGTTATCCTTGGCGATACAACTGGTATAGTTGAGGGAAGCAGCGTAAAAAGACTTGGCAAACTTCTTCGTGTTCCAGTCGGCGATGCTATCATAGGTCGTGTTGTAAACGCTCTTGGTGAGCCGATAGATGGAAAAGGAGCAATCGAGTCAAAAGAGACAAGATTTGTTGAAGAAAAAGCAAAAGGCATTATGGCTAGAAAATCAGTTCATGAGCCACTTCAAACAGGCCTTAAAGCAATCGATGCACTTGTTCCAATCGGACGTGGTCAAAGAGAGCTAATTATCGGTGATAGACAAACAGGTAAAACAACAGTTGCAATCGATACAATCATCAACCAAAAAGGTCAAGATGTTATATGTATATATGTAGCTATCGGACAAAAACAATCAACAGTAGCACAAACAGTTAAAAAACTAGAAGAGTATGGCGCTATGGACTATACTATAGTTGTTTCAGCGGGTGCAAGCGAATCAGCAGCTCTTCAATATCTTGCTCCATATTCAGGTTGTACTATGGGTGAGTATTTTAGAGATAACTCTCGCCATGCGCTTATCATATATGATGATTTAAGTAAACACGCTGTTGCATATCGTGAAATTTCACTTATCCTTCGTCGTCCTCCGGGTCGTGAGGCGTATCCTGGCGATGTTTTCTACCTACACTCAAGACTTCTTGAAAGAGCAAGTAAGTTAAGTGATGCTTTAGGAGCTGGTAGTTTAACAGCACTTCCTATTATCGAAACTCAAGCCGGAGACGTATCTGCGTATATCCCAACAAACGTTATTTCTATTACAGATGGTCAAATTTTCCTTGAGTCAAATTTATTTAACTCTGGAATTCGTCCTGCGATTAACGTTGGTTTATCTGTTAGTCGTGTTGGTGGTTCAGCGCAAATCAAAGCGATTAAAAAAGTTTCAGGAACGCTAAGACTTGACCTTGCGCAATACCGTGAACTTCAAGCCTTTGCACAGTTTGCAAGTGATCTTGATGAGAGCAGTAGAAAACAGCTTGATAGAGGTCAAAGAATGGTTGAAATTCTAAAACAACCACCTTATTCACCACTTCCAGTTGAGAAACAAATAGCGATTATTTTTGCAGGCTCAAGAGGTTTCTTAGATGATATTCCAGTTAGTGCTATTGGTAAATTTGAATCAGAACTTTACCCATATATCGAAGCTAGATATCCAGAAATTTTTGAAGAGATAAGAAATAAAAAGACTCTTGATAAAGATCTTGAGGATACTTTAGCTAAGGCACTAAACGAATTTAAAGCGACTTTTTCAGTTGCATAA